In Pyricularia oryzae 70-15 chromosome 2, whole genome shotgun sequence, one genomic interval encodes:
- a CDS encoding NAK protein kinase, producing MLASAARNGPGHGAQPAAYGSGPAPPAGTFTPGTKIQVGSHRVVIQKYLSEGGFAHVYLVKLPQPVSGTDLAVLKRVAVSDKESLRGMRTEVETMKRLKGHRAIVTYIDSHASELRGGGYEVFLLMEYCDGGGLIDFMNTRLQHRLTEPEILNIFTDVAEGVACMHYLKPPLLHRDLKVENVLITMYSSVRKFKLCDFGSAAPPRPAPTTVAECRATDEDVQKHTTMQYRSPEMTDVYRKQPIDEKSDIWALGVLLYKLCYYTTPFEDQGQLAILNASYKYPSYPVFSDRLKQLIAVMLKENPQSRPNIYQVLKEGCAMQGKEPPIKDIYSGKPRTTPQPSSRPAAADQPAHAPVVGASFAPAAKQQQVIPEIAPMRRGRPTAATTLPAQPGTSPSSKPKPSPSPMRITNGDPFAALDSKAAAAAVTGKGDELSSRFPTLDQFSLLHDHGSKFNFDDPSSPDSSRRDIGQRITERLADDAFAHPSSPEKQSQQPPQAVYSKPPIVSPPIHSASAPPRTNDMSRASAIIAQTPELQAIASPELQQQSPPKPKPAMVSTGTMTSTPPTERPPQFQSYQRYPDRSASMPKPKETESLGQSPSDPTAPRVSTYPPVSTHMHNSSSSRPSLEGGRPSSDLLDAAYRTTSQGSRPRPVSTYMESNLDYLREKEKPTKPIPSPGLSSGRNSAFMSPPPPEPSEEANIASNVDFLRSMEESDSKKTSKQSKRSSLTSLSSGTKNIFAGKFSDAFKRFEHSNSSSNSAPPPARTPSPLKSLGRHHDLTPIAGSEATDGRSDDGQVLEETDDMTPEMRREVERRRLSEEEKRVAAAGAEYRKRLADREPGVAQAGLPKSIGGVSRAVSIQNKVQNLLDESQKSTHITRTAQGYGHFTESPAQELERPEIPRKPVGGVMRSNVGLGVGIETKRPAPPVGMKPDVRPVSMMPNTSGRPTAPPKPTHLYKNLTSGGGRPMSPPKPSSLNKPLPHRPPMGQQEQLMAPSLPGQPILDMTAQEKDDYLNDFQKRFPSLGAIEMVERDLGAEAAGGRDRER from the exons ATGTTGGCGTCGGCCGCTAGGAATGGGCCCGGCCACGGCGCTCAACCGGCTGCGTATGGCAGCGGGCCCGCGCCTCCAGCAGGCACCTTTACCCCAGGCACAAAGATCCAGGTCGGCAGCCACCGAGTCGTCATACAAAAGTACCTATCCGAGGGCGGCTTCGCACATGTATACCTCGTTAAGCTGCCCCAGCCCGTGAGCGGGACCGACCTCGCCGTGCTCAAGCGGGTGGCCGTGTCCGACAAGGAGTCGTTGCGTGGCATGCGCACCGAGGTCGAGACCATGAAGCGCCTCAAGGGCCACCGTGCCATAGTCACATATATCGATTCGCATGCCTCGGAGCTGCGTGGCGGCGGCTACGAGGTCTTTTTGCTCATGGAGTactgcgacggcggcggcctcaTAGACTTTATGAACACCCGACTGCAGCACCGCCTGACGGAGCCCGAGATCCTAAACATTTTTACCGATGTGGCCGAGGGCGTGGCCTGCATGCACTACCTAaagccgccgctgctgcaccGCGATCTCAAAGTCGAGAACGTCCTCATCACGATGTACAGCTCCGTGCGCAAGTTCAAGCTCTGCGATTTTGGTTCCGCCGCTCCGCCCCGTCCCGCGCCGACCACGGTGGCAGAGTGCCGGGCTACCGACGAGGACGTGCAGAAGCACACGACGATGCAGTACAGGAGCCCGGAAATGACGGATGTCTATAGAAAGCAACCGATCGACGAGAAGTCGGACATCTGGGCTCTGGGGGTTCTGCTCTACAAGCTCTGCTACTACACCACCCCTTTTGAAGACCAGGGTCAGCTGGCCATTCTAAATGCTAGCTACAAGTACCCCAGCTATCCGGTATTCTCGGATCGCTTGAAGCAGCTCATCG CTGTGATGCTAAAggaaaacccccaatcacgTCCCAATATATACCAGGTTCTTAAGGAAGGGTGCGCAATGCAAGGCAAAGAACCTCCAATTAAAGAT ATATACTCTGGAAAGCCACGAACAACACCACAGCCCAGCTCCagaccggcggcggcggatcaGCCTGCGCACGCCCCTGTCGTTGGGGCATCTTTTGCTCCGGCAGCAAAACAACAGCAGGTCATTCCAGAAATTGCGCCCATGAGACGAGGCAGACCGACAGCGGCGACTACTCTCCCAGCTCAGCCAGGCACATCCCCGTCGAGCAAACCTAAACCGAGCCCATCACCCATGAGAATTACGAACGGTGACCCGTTCGCCGCGCTCGACAgcaaagcagcagcagcagcagttacCGGCAAAGGCGACGAGCTTTCGTCGAGATTTCCCACGCTTGACCAGTTTTCACTACTCCACGACCATGGCTCAAAGTTCAACTTTGACGATCCCTCGTCTCCCGACTCGTCGAGGAGGGATATTGGGCAAAGGATTACCGAAAGATTGGCAGACGACGCCTTCGCGCACCCTAGTTCTCCTGAGAAGCAGTCACAGCAACCGCCTCAGGCTGTTTATAGCAAGCCTCCAATAGTCTCTCCGCCCATACATTCAGCCTCGGCGCCTCCCAGGACAAACGACATGAGCCGTGCTTCGGCCATTATTGCCCAGACTCCCGAGTTGCAGGCTATTGCCTCGCCGGAACTTCAACAACAGTCTCCTCCCAAACCAAAGCCAGCAATGGTATCTACAGGGACGATGACGAGCACGCCGCCAACAGAACGACCGCCTCAGTTCCAGTCTTATCAACGATATCCCGACCGCTCCGCCAGCATGCCTAAGCCCAAGGAAACAGAGAGCCTTGGTCAATCGCCTAGCGACCCAACCGCTCCCAGAGTCTCTACGTATCCCCCTGTGTCTACCCACATGCAtaattcttcttcttcacgACCATCGTTAGAAGGAGGTCGTCCGAGTTCAGATTTGTTAGATGCGGCCTATAGAACCACATCGCAGGGCTCACGACCTAGGCCGGTCAGCACGTATATGGAGTCCAACTTGGACTATCTGCGCGAAAAAGAGAAACCGACCAAGCCGATTCCTTCTCCGGGCTTATCATCTGGGAGGAACTCGGCATTCATGTCGCCCCCACCGCCAGAGCCTTCAGAAGAGGCAAACATTGCTTCGAATGTGGACTTTTTACGGTCGATGGAGGAATCAGATTCCAAGAAAACGAGCAAGCAAAGCAAGCGATCCAGCCTGACTTCATTATCATCAGGAACAAAAAACATCTTTGCGGGCAAGTTCAGCGATGCATTTAAACGGTTCGAGCACAgtaacagcagcagcaacagtgCACCACCGCCGGCCAGAACGCCGTCGCCCTTGAAAAGTCTCGGGCGGCACCACGACCTAACGCCGATTGCAGGATCTGAGGCGACAGATGGCAGGTCTGACGACGGGCAGGTCCTCGAGGAGACAGATGACATGACCCCTGAGATGCGGCGGGAGGTTGAGCGCCGGCGACTTtctgaagaagaaaagagggTCGCGGCGGCCGGTGCGGAGTATCGAAAGCGGCTGGCTGATCGCGAGCCTGGGGTTGCGCAAGCGGGGCTCCCCAAAAGCATCGGTGGCGTTTCTCGCGCCGTTTCGATCCAGAACAAAGTCCAAAACTTGCTGGACGAGAGCCAGAAGTCGACCCATATCACGCGGACCGCTCAGGGGTACGGGCACTTTACCGAGTCGCCGGCCCAGGAACTGGAGAGGCCTGAAATTCCACGAAAACCTGTGGGTGGCGTGATGCGAAGCAATGTCGGGCTTGGGGTGGGGATCGAGACGAAGCGGCCAGCGCCGCCAGTGGGCATGAAGCCCGATGTGCGGCCGGTTTCCATGATGCCTAACACGAGCGGGAGACCTACAGCTCCTCCAAAGCCTACGCACCTTTACAAAAACCttaccagcggcggcgggaggCCAATGTCGCCGCCGAAACCAAGCTCACTAAACAAGCCGCTTCCTCACAGGCCACCTATGGGGCAGCAGGAACAACTGATGGCTCCCAGCCTCCCTGGACAGCCGATACTTGACATGACGGCACAGGAGAAGGACGACTacctgaacgacttccagaagCGATTCCCCAGCCTGGGCGCGATCGAGATGGTGGAGCGGGACCTGGGTGCGGAAGCTGCCGGCGGGAGGGACCGGGAACGTTGA
- a CDS encoding amino-acid permease inda1, with the protein MEADKHKETANTSAVVSDNNSHDEEVGVVNKSKPLVRELRNRHMQMIAIGGSIGAGLFVGSGKALRTGGPASLLICYSIIGGMLFFVCQALAELAVLYPVNGAFYTYVVRFVDPSWGFAVGWDYALSWLTVLPFELIAASITIKYWRDDLRPSIWIATFLAVLIIIQFFGVRGYGEVEFILSVIKIAACTGFIILGIVINTGGVGDQGYLGAKYWVDPGPFQNGFNGFAGVFAIAAFAFGGTELVGLAAAESDNPRKSIPAASKQVFWRIAFFYIVNLFIIGLIVPANDPRLMGASGANTKASPFVLAIEDAGIRVLPHIMNGVITVAVISVANSCAFGSTRTMQAMAERGMAPKQLAYVDKKGRPVICIIIQLAFGLLAFIGESADSGKVFDWLLSLSALSFFFVWGSICLAHIRFRAAWKLQGYSLEQIPYRPAFGVYGSWIGFALNCLCLIATFYNALYPSPNAKPDAEVFFQSYLAAFIVIGLYVFWKVYSREWSLYVPLADIDLMSGARMAEPSDEPEEERTWKNLPKRVIKALF; encoded by the exons ATGGAGGCCGACAAGCACAAGGAGACTGCAAACACGTCGGCGGTAGTGTCCGACAACAACAGCCACGATGAGGAAGTCGGCGTTGTCAACAAGTCGAAGCCCTTGGTCCGTGAGCTGCGGAACAGGCACATGCAAATGATTGCCATTG GCGGATCCATCGGCGCCGGTCTGTTCGTCGGTAGTGGAAAGGCTCTGCGAACCGGTGGCCCTGCATCACTGCTGATCTGTTATAGTATCATCGGAG GAATGCTTTTCTTTGTGTGCCAAGCACTCGCCGAGTTGGCTGTCTTGTATCCTG TAAACGGTGCTTTCTATACCTATGTCGTCCGCTTTGTTGATCCTTCCTG GGGCTTCGCTGTTGGTTGGGACTACGCACTTTCATGGCTTACCGTCTTGCCATTCGAACTGATCGCAGCATCAATCACGATCAAGTACTGGCGCGACGACCTGCGCCCTTCCATCTGGATCGCCACCTTCCTCGCCGTTCTGATCATTATACAGTTTTTTGGAGTCAGGGGTTATGGTGAAGTTGAGTTCATACTCAGCGTGATCAAGATTGCGGCTTGCACTGGTTTCATCATTCTGGGTATTGTCATCAACACTGGTGGTGTG GGTGACCAAGGATACCTCGGAGCGAAGTACTGGGTAGATCCCGGGCCTTTTCAAAATGGGTTTAACGGGTTTGCGGGTGTATTTGCAATCGCAGCCTTTGCATTCGGCGGTACCGAGCTTGTTGGCCTGGCAGCTGCTGAGTCGGACAACCCGAGGAAGAGCATCCCCGCGGCGAGCAAGCAGGTGTTCTGGCGCATTGCCTTCTTTTACATCGTCAACCTTTTCATCATTGGTCTTATTGTGCCCGCCAACGACCCTCGTCTCATGGGTGCCTCGGGCGCCAACACCAAGG CTTCTCCCTTTGTGCTCGCCATCGAAGATGCCGGTATCCGCGTCCTCCCCCACATCATGAACGGGGTCATCACCGTCGCCGTCATCTCCGTGGCCAACTCGTGCGCCTTTGGCAGCACCCGTACTATGCAGGCCATGGCCGAGCGTGGCATGGCCCCCAAGCAGCTCGCCTATGTCGACAAGAAGGGTCGCCCAGTCATTTGCATCATCATCCAGCTGGCTTTTGGTCTCCTCGCCTTCATCGGCGAGTCCGCCGACTCGGGCAAGGtctttgactggctgctgtcgCTCTCGGCcctgtccttcttcttcgtcTGGGGCTCCATCTGCCTCGCGCACATCCGCTTCAGGGCCGCCTGGAAGCTGCAGGGCTACTCGCTGGAGCAGATCCCCTACAGGCCGGCGTTTGGCGTCTATGGCAGCTGGATCGGCTTCGCTCTCAACTGCTTGTGCCTGATTGCGACTTTTTACAATGCTTTATAC ccaTCGCCGAACGCCAAACCCGACGCCGAGGTGTTCTTCCAGAGCTACCTGGCTGccttcatcgtcatcggTCTTTACGTGTTCTGGAAGGTTTACTCTAGGGAATGGAGCCTTTATGTGCCACTGGCCGACATCGACCTCATGTCTGGAGCCCGCATGGCGGAGCCGTCTGACGAGCCCGAGGAGGAGCGGACTTGGAAGAACCTTCCCAAGCGGGTAATCAAGGCTCTCTTCTAA
- a CDS encoding vacuolar protein sorting-associated protein 28, which yields MMPRQAYAPTPHSYVPNTAMSATINLDEEVKLADTRAERDLQDSLAEIFSIIVTIDELEKAFLKDAIPEADYTEICERSLKQYRSILADETVAAAFGDLEEFKAEWDLEVPRATERIRVGMPATAVQASSGPGPSNSHRQSGLQGASGNGSGGAPGGALILEATQDFITFLDALRLGLLAKDQLHPLLTDVIQSVNKVTDRDFENRGKIVQWLITLNQMKATEELTDAQARELELDINSAYQGFKNTLS from the exons ATGATGCCCAGGCAAGCGTACGCACCGACGCCGCACAGCTATGTGCCCAACACGGCAATGTCGGCCACCATCAACCTGGATGAGGAGGTCAAGCTTGCCGACACGCGCGCCGAACGCGATTTGCAGGACTCCCTAGCCGAGATCTTCTCCATCATTGTCACCATTGACGAGCTCGAGAAGGCCTTCCTCAAGGATGCCATCCCCGAGGCCGACTACACCGAGATCTGCGAGCGGTCCCTGAAGCAATACCGCTCCATCCTTGCTGATGAGACCGTCGCGGCCGCATTTGGCGACTTGGAGGAATTCAAGGCCGAATGGGAT CTCGAGGTGCCTCGCGCCACTGAGCGCATCAGAGTCGGCATGCCCGCCACAGCTGTGCAGGCATCCTCCGGCCCAGGGCCCAGCAACAGCCACCGCCAGAGCGGCCTGCAAGGCGCGTCAGGGAACGGCTCGGGCGGCGCACCGGGAGGTGCGCTCATTCTCGAGGCCACGCAGGATTTCATCACATTCCTCGACGCGCTGCGTCTGGGACTACTAGCCAAGGATCAGCTACATCCGCTGCTCACGGATGTGATCCAGTCGGTCAACAAGGTCACGGACCGCGACTTTGAAAACAGGGGCAAGATTGTGCAGTGGCTCATCACGTTGAACCAGATGAAAGCCACGGAGGAGCTCACAGATGCACAGGCCCGCGAGTTGGAGCTTGACATCAACTCGGCTTACCAAGGGTTCAAGAACACCCTCTCCTAA
- a CDS encoding mitochondrial distribution and morphology protein 12 has translation MSIELNWETLTTGPDGEELAHRIRDFIHSKFQTVPLPRFIKSVTVHDFQFGAIPPELELKDITDPLPDFYEEDPDVDYDDEDEDVEETHDYEERRSEAAASPARSGDDGLFGGQRGDGMNKLDRVASSSSSSVGRGSAPRPGAPPQTPTKSNININTRMRGEVPPQDLTSPFLGVSTPGILSGGTSNFSYFHSHLASSGLSGTQTPLAAVAGAQLGGPPQWNGLRSTGRGSGRRRSLAAASQGLDGEGFTPSHSRTSSTVSNADLQTASLGGFGGHLTPTSFLRSGQQTLREKHSVSTLAPTSVGTSRPPTRDLTTTMSTAQEDGQGGDGNCESSSAAAAGNEQNESDSSDRTKYRERRIEDMQAVFRIKYAGDVKLLLTADILLDYPMPSFVGIPVRLSITGLTFDGVGVVAHIRKRVHFCFLSPEDALAAVGSASGKEAGDGDEYGDTSGGAAAAAASSSASAATTPQGVATLASPAGAAPGSDEKAGGNTRMGGLLQEIRVESEIGQREGGKQSLKNVGKVEKFILEQVRRIFEEEFVYPSFWTFLV, from the coding sequence ATGTCAATCGAGCTCAATTGGGAGACGCTGACGACGGGCCCTGATGGCGAAGAGCTGGCGCACCGCATCCGGGATTTCATCCACTCCAAATTCCAGACGGTGCCGCTACCACGCTTCATCAAGTCGGTAACGGTTCACGACTTTCAGTTTGGTGCCATCCCGCCCGAGCTAGAGCTCAAGGACATTACGGATCCGCTGCCGGACTTTTACGAGGAGGATCCGGATGTGGactacgacgacgaggacgaggacgttgAGGAAACCCACGACTATGAGGAACGGCGCAGCGAGGCGGCCGCGTCCCCTGCGCGGTCAGGTGACGATGGGCTCTTTGGTGGACAGCGAGGAGATGGAATGAACAAGCTGGACAGGGTcgcgagcagcagcagtagcagcgTCGGCAGAGGTTCGGCGCCGAGGCCCGGGGCACCGCCGCAGACGCCGACGAAAAGCAACATCAACATCAACACCCGGATGCGAGGCGAGGTGCCGCCGCAGGACCTGACGTCTCCCTTCCTTGGCGTCTCGACTCCCGGCATCCTGTCGGGCGGCACCTCCAACTTTTCCTACTTCCACTCACACCTGGCCTCGTCGGGCCTGTCGGGCACCCAGACGCCGCTGGCCGCCGTTGCCGGCGCGCAGCTGGGCGGCCCCCCGCAGTGGAACGGTCTGCGCAGCACCGGGAGGGGCAGCGGGCGAAGGCGGTCGCTGGCGGCTGCGTCGCAGGGCCTAGACGGCGAGGGCTTCACGCCGTCGCACAGTCGCACCAGCTCTACCGTCTCCAACGCCGATCTCCAGACGGCCAGCCTTGGAGGCTTCGGTGGCCACCTGACCCCGACGTCCTTCCTGCGCAGCGGGCAGCAGACGCTGCGGGAGAAGCACAGCGTCAGCACCCTGGCCCCCACCAGCGTCGGCACGTCGCGGCCGCCGACCCGCGACCTGACGACGACCATGTCCACGGCGCAGGAAGACGGCCAAGGTGGCGATGGCAACTGCGAGTCgtcatcggcggcggcggcgggcaatGAGCAAAACGAGAGCGACTCGTCGGACCGGACAAAATACCGCGAGCGGCGCATCGAGGACATGCAGGCCGTGTTCCGGATCAAGTACGCGGGCGACGTCAAGCTGCTGCTGACGGCCGACATACTGCTCGACTACCCGATGCCCAGCTTCGTCGGCATCCCCGTGCGGCTGAGCATCACCGGCTTGACGTTTGACGGCGTCGGCGTGGTCGCACACATCCGGAAGCGGGTGCACTTTTGCTTCCTGAGCCCCGAGGACGCCTTGGCGGCTGTTGGCAGCGCCAGCGGGAAAGAGGCTGGTGATGGTGATGAGTATGGAGACACGTCTggcggggcggcggcggctgctgcttcttcttctgcctCCGCAGCTACGACACCCCAAGGTGTTGCCACGTTAGCTTcgcctgctggtgctgctccCGGGTCGGACGAAAAGGCCGGCGGCAACACCAGGATGGGAGGCTTGCTACAAGAAATCAGAGTGGAGAGTGAGATTGGACAGCGCGAGGGCGGCAAGCAAAGCCTGAAGAACGTAGGCAAGGTGGAGAAGTTTATTCTCGAGCAGGTCAGGAGGATATTCGAGGAGGAATTTGTGTATCCAAGTTTTTGGACCTTTTTGGTCTAG
- a CDS encoding nucleolar complex protein 2, producing the protein MASSKKNLKATKKFEKKHLKGVIEKRKAAAKIKQRTQVQAKKQLKKKADDAFYKGDNEGGEGAAVSRAKPKPGAKVSEMSVDDFFKGGFEILDGKQGKGRKGKLGKRKRDDSSAAKENGEQDSDSDESVADAPVESDSSDDDNDDLEEDVGMTKEAMDALAEKDPEFYKFLKENDPEALDFDENADMAEIDALSSGDEEVQEKEDDEQPKKKRKTKKQDDDDESGDETSSGTELTREQVARWKKLLTETHSLRAARQVVLAFRSAAHLDADQDGRQPRYSITSPEVFHDVMVLALKQIPEVLQHHVPVKESAAHKTYVQTEGKKFKTLSILVKNYTASILHVLRTLSDDGTLKMTISALTPLLPYLLSFRKLLKTLIKTVVNFWAQNGSSESTRITAFLVLRRLVVIGDKGVREALLKAVYHGLVQGSRATNHNTIQAINLMKNSAAGLWGVDQSIGYTTAFSFIRQLAIHLRNSIVHNQNDAYRAVYNWQYVHSLDFWSCVLSEHCSSLAEAEAGRESQLKLLVYPLVQVTLGAMRLIPTATYFPLRFLLIRSLLRLSRATGTYIPLASPLLEVLQSAEMRKPPKASTLTQLDFSVNYKAPKSHLRTRVYQDGVGDQVVELMAEYFALWSTNIAFPEFALPVLVNLKRWVKDSRKRGSGNNNNKVVSAVVLLVQKLEANAKFIEERRSKIDFAPRDRSQVAAFLKDFDWEKTPVGAFVVSQRKIRAERARQLEDARREEDKKRKEEEEEAKKAELDDQEDDDQDEDGEEDVEDDEDSDEDVDDDDDEDEDLVDDEEDQ; encoded by the coding sequence ATGGCGTCGTCCAAAAAGAACCTCAAGGCCACCAAGAAGTTCGAGAAGAAGCACTTGAAGGGCGTCATTGAAAAGCGCAAGGCCGCTGCCAAGATCAAGCAACGCACCCAGGTCCAGGCCAAAAAGCAGctcaagaagaaggccgatgATGCCTTCTACAAGGGAGACAATGAGGGCGGTGAAGGTGCGGCTGTATCCAGGGCCAAGCCCAAGCCTGGTGCCAAGGTCAGCGAGATGAGCGTCGACGATTTCTTCAAGGGCGGCTTTGAGATCTTGGACGGCAAGCAGGGCAAGGGCAGGAAGGGAAAGCTCGGCAAGAGAAAACGGGATGACTCATCTGCGGCCAAGGAaaacggcgagcaagacaGCGACTCGGACGAGTCGGTTGCGGATGCACCGGTCGAAAGCGACAGCAGCGACGACGATAACGACGACCTCGAGGAGGATGTCGGCATGACCAAAGAGGCCATGGACGCACTTGCCGAGAAGGATCCAGAGTTCTACAAGTTCCTCAAGGAGAACGATCCGGAGGCGCTTGATTTTGACGAGAATGCGGATATGGCTGAGATTGATGCTCTGAGCAGCGGAGACGAGGAGGTCCAGGAGAAGGAGGACGATGAAcagccaaagaagaagaggaagacaaagaagcaggacgatgacgatgagtcTGGAGACGAGACATCCTCGGGCACCGAGCTTACTCGGGAACAGGTCGCCAGGTGGAAGAAGCTATTGACGGAAACTCACTCACTACGTGCCGCCAGGCAAGTGGTGTTGGCGTTCAGGAGTGCAGCACatctcgacgccgaccaagaCGGGAGGCAGCCGCGATACAGCATCACTAGCCCAGAGGTCTTCCACGACGTCATGGTGCTGGCGCTCAAGCAAATACCCGAGGTCTTGCAGCACCACGTACCAGTCAAGGAGTCAGCAGCTCACAAGACGTACGTACAGACTGAGGGCAAGAAGTTCAAGACCTTGTCCATCCTGGTCAAGAACTACACAGCCTCTATTCTACACGTACTGCGCACACTATCTGATGATGGCACCCTCAAGATGACCATATCCGCCCTtacgccgctgctgccataCCTCCTCTCATTCCGCAAGCTCCTCAAGACCCTCATCAAGACCGTTGTCAACTTCTGGGCACAGAACGGCAGCAGCGAGTCGACAAGGATCACAGCTTTCTTGGTGCTCAGGAGGTTGGTGGTCATTGGTGACAAGGGCGTGCGCGAGGCTCTCCTCAAGGCCGTCTACCACGGCCTCGTCCAGGGTAGCAGGGCCACCAACCACAACACGATCCAGGCGATCAACTTGATGAAGAATTCGGCCGCCGGTCTGTGGGGAGTTGACCAGTCAATAGGCTACACCACGGCTTTCAGCTTCATCAGGCAACTGGCCATCCACCTGCGCAACAGCATAGTTCACAACCAGAACGATGCCTACCGTGCTGTCTACAACTGGCAGTACGTCCACTCATTGGACTTTTGGTCATGTGTCCTCTCGGAGCACTGCAGCTCTCTGGCtgaggccgaggccggccGCGAAAGCCAGCTGAAGCTGCTTGTTTACCCGCTTGTGCAGGTTACACTGGGCGCCATGCGCCTCATTCCCACCGCGACCTACTTCCCCCTTCGCTTTCTCTTGATACGTTCGCTCCTCCGACTCAGCCGTGCCACGGGAACCTACATCCCACTGGCATCGCCACTTCTTGAGGTCCTCCAGTCCGCCGAGATGAGGAAACCCCCCAAGGCCTCGACGTTAACGCAACTCGACTTTTCCGTCAACTACAAGGCTCCCAAGTCCCACCTGCGCACCCGGGTATACCAGGATGGCGTAGGCGATCAGGTCGTTGAGCTCATGGCAGAGTACTTTGCGCTTTGGTCGACCAACATAGCGTTCCCAGAGTTCGCCTTGCCCGTGCTCGTGAACCTAAAGCGGTGGGTCAAGGATTCCCGCAAAAGGGGCTccggcaacaacaacaacaaggtCGTGTCGGCGGTCGTGCTGCTCGTGCAGAAGCTCGAGGCCAACGCCAAGTTTATCGAGGAAAGGCGATCCAAGATTGACTTTGCACCCCGGGACAGGTCGCAGGTGGCCGCCTTCCTCAAGGATTTTGACTGGGAGAAGACGCCGGTCGGCGCCTTTGTCGTGTCGCAGCGCAAGATCCGGGCCGAGAGGGCGAGGCAGCTAGAAGATGCAAGACGGGAGGAGGACAAGAAACgcaaggaagaggaggaagaggccaAGAAAGCCGAGCTGGACGACCAAGAAGATGATGACCAAGACGAGGATGGGGAAGAGGATgtggaggacgacgaggattcCGACGAGGACgtggatgacgacgatgacgaagatGAGGATCTTGTTGATGACGAGGAAGATCAATAG
- a CDS encoding eukaryotic translation initiation factor 5, whose protein sequence is MSLINVRRDNKDVFYRYKMERLQTKIEGKGNGIKTVVVNLTSVAQSLARPGAYLIKYFGFELGAQTNIDPADDRWIINGAHDAAKLQDYLDGFINKFVLCKKCKNPETDVIIKDGNISLDCKACGARSDVDLRLKLSGFILKNVPKKTKKDKAERKAARKAKQNGTAKDGEGSGEEHSPDGSGKENGDKNGHNGADDGSDDDDALTRKIKNEAKEISSNGGGKADDDEWAVDMSAEAVKARQQSLPGEFKQKLNINGEDEDEDGEGGNSVYDQLGTWILDQAAEKGNIDKVDDIAIYVKAKEFGIETKHRTVLVLVQTLFNENICAQITKRAGMLKQIVTSERHEKALLGGTERLIGQLSKDKPEMFDKIVKILQLYYHHDLISEEVVTKWGTHASKKYVDLSTSKKVRKSAEPFLNWLAEAEEEDSDDE, encoded by the exons ATGTCTCTCATCAACGTCCGCCGCGACAACAAGGATGTTTTCTATCGTTACAAGATGGAGCGCCTGCAGACCAAGATCGAGGGTAAAGGCAACGGCATCAAGACCGTTGTCGTCAACCTTACGAGCGTCGCCCAGTCTCTCGCTCGCCCTGGAGCCTACCTTATCAAGTACTTTGGCTTTGAGCTCGGTGCCCAGACCAACATTGATCCCGCCGACGACCGTTGGATCATCAACGGAGCTCACGATGCTGCCAAACTTCAGGACTACCTCGACGGGTTTATCAACAAGTTTGTTCTTTGCAAGAAGTGCAAGAACCCTGAGACCGATGTCATCATCAAGGACGGCAACATCAGCCTGGACTGCAAGGCTTGCGGTGCCCGCTCAGATGTCGACCTTCGTTTGAAGCTCAGCGGTTTCATCCTGAAGAACGTGCCCAagaagacgaagaaggacaaggCTGAGCGTAAGGCCGCCCGCAAGGCCAAGCAGAACGGCACAGCCAAGGATGGCGAAGGCAGCGGCGAAGAACACTCTCCCGATGGCTCTGGCAAGGAGAACGGTGACAAGAACGGCCATAATGGCGCCGATGATGGcagtgacgatgacgatgctcTCACCCGCAAGATCAAGAATGAGGCTAAGGAGATCTCCTCTAACGGAGGCGGCAAGGCTGATGATGACGAGTGGGCTGTCGACATGAGCGCTGAGGCCGTCAAGGCCCGTCAGCAATCGCTCCCTGGCGAGTTCAAGCAGAAGCTCAACATCAATGGCGaagatgaggatgaggatggcgAGGGAGGCAACAGCGTTTACGACCAGCTCGGAACCTGGATCCTGGACCAGGCTGCCGAGAAGGGCAACATCGACAAGGTTGACGACATTGCCATCTACGTCAAGGCTAAGGAGTTTGGCATTGAGACCAAGCACCGTACTGTTTTGGTGCTCGTCCAGACTCTTTTCAACGAGAACATCTGTGCACAGATCACCAAGCGTGCCGGCATGCTCAAGCAG ATTGTTACTTCTGAGCGCCACGAGAAGGCCCTCTTGGGTGGTACCGAGAGACTCATTGGTCAACTTAGCAAGGACAAGCCTGAGATGTTTGACAAGATTGTCAAGATTCTTCAACTGTACTACCACCACGATCTCATTTCCGAAGAGGTCGTCACCAAGTGGGGTACACACGCAAGCAAGAAGTACGTGGACTTGTCCACATCCAAGAAGGTCCGCAAGTCGGCTGAGCCTTTCTTGAACTGGCTTGCCGAggctgaggaggaggacTCTGACGACGAGTAA